The sequence below is a genomic window from Barrientosiimonas humi.
AGCCGGATCGCCCGGGTGATGGCCTCGAAGGAGTAGGTGCGCGTCTCCCCCAGCACGACGTAGTCCGGCTTGCGCGAGGACAGCACGTAACCCACGTCGTGCAGCGCGGTGGTCAGCCCGGCCTCGCCGAGGACGTACGCCGACCCGCCCGCGCGCTGGTCGTCCAGGAACTGCGCGGTGGCCAGCGCCGACGTCCAGATCGACTCCTCCGGCACGTCGATGCCCGACGCCAGCAGCCGCGCCCGCAGGTCGCGCGGGGTGTAGATCGAGTTGTTGGTGAGCACGAGGAACCGACGCCCCGTCTCCTGCAGCCGGGCGAGGAACTCGCCCGCGCCGGGAATCGCCTGCTCCTCGTGCACCAGGACGCCGTCCATGTCGGTGAGCCAGCACTCGACGGGCTTGCGGTTGGTCATGGCGACAGTCTGTCAGGGGTCGGTCGATCCGGGCGCGGCTCGGCCCCGCATGAGCCACAATGCCGCCAACCGAGGCTCTGGGGGCTGAGCCTCACCGGCGAAAGAGAACGCAGCACCGATGACTGC
It includes:
- a CDS encoding HAD-IIA family hydrolase produces the protein MTNRKPVECWLTDMDGVLVHEEQAIPGAGEFLARLQETGRRFLVLTNNSIYTPRDLRARLLASGIDVPEESIWTSALATAQFLDDQRAGGSAYVLGEAGLTTALHDVGYVLSSRKPDYVVLGETRTYSFEAITRAIRLIEAGARFIATNPDATGPSTEGSLPATGSIAALITKATGVEPYYVGKPNPLMMRSALNRIDAHSETTVMVGDRMDTDIVSGLEAGLRTILVLSGSTQKGAVDRFPFVPTRVCESIADVVPLVDELAPGADSDEPIEV